From Cydia fagiglandana chromosome 24, ilCydFagi1.1, whole genome shotgun sequence, a single genomic window includes:
- the LOC134676490 gene encoding H/ACA ribonucleoprotein complex subunit 4, producing the protein MTEVLQPGPDVLSEKKKKKNKDTVSLGAFQKLGDFKIEPSENVKKLDTAYWPLLLKNFDRLNVRTNHYTPLPFGHSPLKRPITDYIKSGFINVDKPSNPSSHEVVSWIKRILKVEKTGHSGTLDPKVTGCLIVCVDRATRLVKSQQNAGKEYVAVFNLHSAVESIKKVTQGLEKLRGALFQRPPLISAVKRQLRVRSVYDSKLLDFDAERNIGVFWVSCEAGSYIRTMCVHLGLMLGVGGQMIELRRVRSGIQGEGEGMVTMHDILDAQWAYENHKDETYLRRVIKPLEGLLVAHKRIFVKDSAVNAICYGAKVLLPGILRYEDGIEIDQEIVIVTTKGEAIALAVALMTTSTMASCDHGVAAKLKRVIMERDTYPRKWGLGPKASQKKQLIQQGKLDKFGKPNENTPSEWLNSYKDYNKGKAKENGADAQDGEEEGSRKRTASTANADDTTNSIEAKSEKKKKKKKRDLDETAEGETTEAADTTMEVAEDGEQKQKKKKKKKDKQKEREEE; encoded by the coding sequence ATGACGGAAGTACTTCAACCCGGTCCGGACGTTTTGTCcgagaaaaagaagaagaaaaacaaGGATACCGTGTCATTGGGCGCGTTTCAGAAGCTCGGAGACTTTAAGATCGAGCCCTCCGAGAATGTAAAGAAGCTAGACACAGCGTACTGGCCGCTGTTGCTGAAAAACTTCGATCGTCTTAACGTGCGGACTAACCACTACACGCCGCTGCCGTTCGGACACTCGCCTCTGAAGCGCCCTATCACTGACTACATAAAGTCTGGCTTCATAAACGTCGATAAACCTAGTAATCCGAGCTCCCACGAGGTAGTTTCATGGATAAAACGTATTCTGAAAGTGGAAAAGACGGGTCACTCGGGCACGCTCGACCCCAAGGTGACGGGATGTCTGATCGTGTGCGTGGACCGCGCGACGCGGCTGGTGAAGTCGCAGCAGAACGCCGGCAAGGAGTACGTGGCCGTATTCAATCTTCACTCAGCTGTGGAGAGTATCAAAAAAGTGACTCAAGGCTTAGAGAAGCTGCGAGGCGCGCTGTTCCAGCGTCCGCCTCTAATCTCCGCCGTGAAGCGACAGCTTCGTGTCCGTTCAGTGTACGACAGCAAACTCCTTGACTTTGACGCTGAAAGAAACATTGGAGTATTCTGGGTCAGTTGCGAGGCTGGCTCGTATATCAGAACGATGTGCGTCCATCTTGGACTCATGCTGGGAGTTGGAGGACAGATGATTGAGCTCAGAAGAGTGCGGTCCGGCATCCAGGGAGAAGGAGAAGGCATGGTCACTATGCATGATATCTTAGACGCTCAATGGGCTTATGAAAACCACAAAGATGAGACCTACCTTCGCAGAGTCATCAAGCCTCTTGAAGGTCTCCTAGTAGCGCATAAGAGGATCTTTGTGAAAGACAGTGCCGTCAATGCTATCTGTTACGGAGCCAAAGTCCTTCTACCTGGTATTTTAAGGTACGAAGATGGAATAGAAATTGACCAGGAAATTGTTATAGTAACAACAAAAGGAGAAGCCATCGCTTTAGCTGTAGCGTTAATGACCACATCAACAATGGCGTCATGTGACCACGGAGTCGCTGCCAAGCTAAAACGGGTTATCATGGAGAGGGACACGTATCCACGCAAATGGGGCCTCGGTCCAAAGGCATCCCAGAAGAAGCAGCTAATACAGCAAGGGAAATTAGATAAATTTGGCAAACCTAATGAAAACACTCCATCGGAATGGTTGAACAGTTACAAGGACTATAATAAGGGGAAAGCGAAAGAAAACGGAGCTGATGCTCAAGACGGAGAGGAGGAGGGCAGCAGAAAGCGTACAGCCAGCACCGCCAACGCTGACGACACTACCAACTCAATTGAAGCGAAATCggagaaaaagaagaagaaaaagaaacgTGACCTAGACGAAACTGCCGAGGGAGAGACGACGGAAGCTGCCGACACCACAATGGAGGTGGCGGAGGATGGAGAAcagaaacaaaagaaaaagaagaagaagaaggacaAACAAAAAGAGAGGGAAGAGGAATGA
- the LOC134676263 gene encoding zinc finger protein OZF-like — MFTVRSGIYNTMYTVASLDGDIYNHEYFLLEDVCRLCWKRNATQELSCKSEDNETEYSIPLFDQIRDCLDIILTHECRPNKVCTGCRDEVKRFYEFKKFCLETDKKLREILQNYVEIAEKSSNNSECYIKVENELPTGLDQDESFDDFLESLQQSDSSENINKQKKVKLKKTYKSKRSPTYCNICRLDFKTVEQFSLHNSQNHGIEGNFYKCFGCEKRFKSRKTRIGHEINFCKGLKDGYRCTLCDRCLPKRRTYEAHMRDHRENVAIELPEELFKCKKCCISFKTREGLKEHVAEHETAKKYVCESCGRVFTRQDYLHKHKLTHTGTKQHVCPHCGFRSTQRSSLIVHIRKHTGERPYSCDMCPQRCISSSNLRAHRRRHLGLKKFQCTICDKKFGYKVSLEEHIESSHHRSQTHPCPHCGAHYSRKRGLKRHLTAKHCENEPSDEGDKVDSLLKVL; from the exons atgtttactGTAAGAAGTGGTATATATAACACTATGTATACTGTAGCGTCACTGGACGGTGATATTTACAACCATGAATATTTCTTGTTGGAAGACGTGTGCCGTCTCTGTTGGAAAAGGAATGCCACTCAAGAATTATCGTGTAAAAGTGAGGACAATGAAACAGAATACAGTATTCCACTATTTGATCAAATACGAGACTGTCTGGACATCATTTTAACTCACGAATGCCGGCCCAACAAAGTTTGTACAGGTTGCAGAGACGAGGTGAAACGGTTTTACGAATTCAAGAAATTCTGTCTAGAAACTGACAAAAAACTTCGGGAAATATTACAGAATTATGTTGAAATTGCCGAAAAGTCATCTAACAACAGCGAATGTTACATAAAAGTAGAGAATGAGCTCCCTACAGGGTTAGATCAAGACGAATCTTTTGACGACTTTCTAGAGTCACTCCAGCAGTCAGACTCGAGtgaaaacataaataaacaaaagaaGGTTAAGTTAAAAAAGACTTACAAATCTAAAAGATCACCTACTTACTGTAACATCTGCAGATTAGACTTCAAAACTGTAGAGCAGTTTTCTCTTCACAATTCTCAGAACCACGGAATAGAAGGAAATTTTTACAAGTGTTTTGGTTGTGAGAAACGCTTTAAAAGCCGTAAGACTCGAATTGGACATGAAATAAACTTCTGTAAAGGTTTAAAAGATGGGTACAGATGTACGCTGTGTGACCGATGCCTTCCGAAGAGAAGGACGTATGAAGCCCACATGAGGGACCATAGAGAAAATGTGGCTATAGAGTTGCCAGAGGAGTTATTTAAGTGTAAAAAGTGTTGCATCTCATTTAAGACCAGAGAAGGCCTGAAGGAGCATGTTGCAGAACATGAGACGGCAAAGAAATATGTTTGTGAA agTTGCGGACGCGTGTTCACCCGACAAGATTACCTCCACAAACACAAGCTCACACACACAGGCACTAAGCAGCATGTGTGTCCACACTGCGGCTTCCGGTCTACACAGCGATCTTCACTCATTGTCCACATAAG gaaACACACAGGCGAGCGCCCGTACAGTTGCGACATGTGCCCGCAGCGCTGCATCTCCAGCTCCAACTTGCGCGCGCACCGCCGCCGTCATCTCGGACTTAAGAAGTTCCAG tGCACAATATGTGACAAGAAATTCGGCTACAAAGTGAGCCTTGAAGAGCACATAGAGTCCTCCCACCACCGCTCGCAAACCCACCCCTGCCcgcattgcggggcccactacTCTCGAAAGCGGGGCTTGAAGCGACATCTGACGGCGAAGCACTGCGAGAATGAACCTAGTGACGAGGGCGATAAGGTCGATAGTTTGTTGAAGGTGTTGTAG
- the LOC134676069 gene encoding BRCA1-associated RING domain protein 1-like, whose protein sequence is MSKKDYNNLIKALDDMNKCLFCVECHQFCKNPVTLSKCFHLICSEHFQDLSHCPKCKVSLNDCRTWSNDKLNDAVDAAKNLSTIFELSKENTSCYSVEESPAKKFTESLPDTPLPNVEAPKRTPAAKQDILNNSTMSLASNVSKSGKTTEKRNNKGETALHIACRLGKADKVAKLLSEGASTNTKDNAGWTPLHEVVQNGRQDLVKLLLRHNTLVNVPGQGNETPLHEAIRYNQIAIVKDLVAHGADINARNCKGETPLTLATPEIKAVIKDIAEKRFITEDSLDSDFIQRQIELDREDIKVYCVSHSRSITTKLKVLTKHHINLHIEQKFSNKVTHLIVDAEDGICDSSLEVLQGIVNNLWILTTKWVTASTDDSLASFEEYEVLGVGTTTYRGPKNARYNKYKQLPGIFNGCHFYFHSFNTKYKISDKIEVTKAILSKLVTDAGGVALRRAPNPESIPESEKLVPYHAQRDGKLYNCSHYIIYKDMYEPLYNMAHLKALPIGWLIECIEKYQLCEPW, encoded by the coding sequence ATGTCTAAAAAGGATTATAATAATTTGATAAAGGCTCTAGACGATATGAACAAGTGTTTATTTTGTGTAGAATGCCATCAATTTTGTAAAAATCCGGTGACGTTAAGCAAATGTTTTCACTTAATATGTTCTGAGCATTTCCAAGATTTATCGCACTGTCCCAAGTGTAAAGTGTCTCTAAATGATTGTAGAACTTGGTCAAACGATAAACTGAACGATGCAGTTGACGCCGCGAAGAACTTATCGACAATATTCGAGCTTTCGAAAGAGAATACTTCTTGTTATTCTGTTGAAGAATCTCCAGCTAAAAAGTTCACCGAATCCTTGCCAGACACTCCTCTACCTAATGTAGAAGCTCCAAAACGTACCCCCGCCGCTAAACAGGATATCTTGAATAATTCAACAATGTCTTTGGCTTCCAATGTATCCAAGTCAGGCAAAACGACAGAGAAACGAAACAACAAAGGTGAGACTGCGTTACATATCGCCTGTAGACTGGGAAAAGCTGACAAAGTAGCCAAACTGTTGAGTGAAGGGGCAAGTACGAATACTAAAGATAATGCCGGATGGACTCCATTGCATGAGGTGGTGCAGAACGGACGGCAGGACTTGGTTAAGCTTTTACTTCGGCACAATACACTTGTCAATGTCCCAGGGCAGGGCAATGAGACTCCTCTACATGAAGCCATCCGTTACAACCAAATAGCTATCGTTAAAGACTTAGTCGCTCATGGAGCTGATATCAACGCTAGAAACTGTAAAGGAGAGACTCCTCTGACCCTCGCTACTCCTGAGATAAAAGCAGTTATTAAAGATATTGCTGAGAAAAGATTTATTACAGAAGACAGTTTGGATTCAGATTTTATCCAGCGGCAGATTGAGCTGGACCGAGAAGATATTAAGGTTTACTGCGTGTCACATTCTCGCTCCATTACCACCAAGCTGAAAGTTTTAACAAAACATCACATCAACCTCCATATTGAACAGAAATTCAGTAATAAAGTAACACATCTCATAGTTGATGCTGAAGATGGCATCTGTGACTCCAGCCTTGAAGTCCTACAAGGCATTGTCAACAACCTGTGGATATTAACTACAAAATGGGTGACTGCATCTACGGATGATAGCTTAGCATCCTTTGAAGAGTATGAAGTGCTTGGTGTAGGCACAACTACGTACAGAGGCCCAAAAAATGCTCGGTACAACAAATATAAGCAACTGCCTGGTATTTTCAATGGCTGTCACTTTTACTTCCATAGCTTCAATACGAAATATAAGATTTCGGATAAGATTGAAGTAACTAAAGCCATTTTAAGTAAGCTGGTTACGGATGCGGGAGGAGTAGCCCTCAGACGAGCTCCAAACCCAGAGTCAATACCGGAGTCAGAGAAGTTGGTGCCATACCACGCTCAGAGAGACGGCAAGCTGTACAACTGTTCACATTACATTATATACAAGGACATGTACGAGCCACTCTACAACATGGCACATCTGAAGGCGCTGCCCATCGGCTGGCTCATTGAGTGCATTGAGAAATACCAGCTCTGTGAGCCTTGGTGA
- the LOC134676534 gene encoding DNA-directed RNA polymerases I, II, and III subunit RPABC3, with protein MAGVLFEDIFNVKDMDPEGKKFDRVSRLHCESESFKMDLILDINSWIYPMELGDKFRLVLATTLRENGYPDGGEWNPLDTEGNRADSFEYVMSGKVYRIEGDEAAMETASRLAAYVSFGGLLMRLQGDANNLHGFEVDQHMYLLMKKLAF; from the exons ATGGCAGGTGTTCTATTCGAAGACATATTCAACGTAAAGGACATGGATCCCGAGGGCAAGAAATTCGACCGCGTCAGTCGTTTACATTGTGAATCAGAGTCATTCAAAATGGATCTAATTTTGGACATTAATTCGTGGATATATCCGATGGAGCTGGGGGATAAGTTCCGGCTGGTGCTGGCGACGACGCTGCGGGAGAACGGGTACCCGGACGGCGGGGAGTGGAACCCGCTAGACACGGAAGGAAATCGCGCGGATAGCTTCGAATATGTCATGTCAGGCAAAGTTTatag GATAGAAGGTGACGAGGCAGCGATGGAGACAGCGTCCCGCCTGGCCGCCTACGTGTCGTTCGGGGGGCTGCTGATGCGGCTGCAGGGCGACGCCAACAATCTCCACGGCTTCGAGGTCGACCAGCACATGTACCTGCTTATGAAGAAGCTTGCCTTCTAA